In Mastigocladopsis repens PCC 10914, a single window of DNA contains:
- the eno gene encoding phosphopyruvate hydratase, whose translation MFDTAIEAIVAREILDSRGRPTVEAEVHLVNGVIGLAQVPSGASTGTFEAHELRDHDKARYGGKGVLQAVQNVKEALAPKLIDLDALNQELLDRTMIALDGSPNKSQLGANAILAVSLAAAKAGAESLGLPLYRYLGSPLANLLPVPLMNLINGGAHAANNVDFQEFMIVPIGASSFREALRWGAEVFATLSKVLDEKGLLTGVGDEGGFAPNLESNQVALELLVAAIEKAGYKPGEQVALALDVAASEFYKDGQYVYDGKPHSPAEFVDYLAQLVDQYPIVSIEDGLHEEDWQNWQLLTQKLGSRVQLVGDDLFVTNVTRLQKGIELKAGNAILIKLNQIGSLTETLETIDLANRNGFRSVISHRSGETEDTTIADLAVATRAGQIKTGSLCRSERVAKYNRLLRIEDELGDRAIYAGAVGLGPK comes from the coding sequence ATGTTTGATACTGCCATAGAAGCTATTGTTGCCCGTGAAATCCTTGACTCTCGAGGCAGACCAACAGTTGAAGCAGAAGTGCATTTGGTCAACGGTGTTATAGGATTGGCGCAGGTTCCCAGTGGTGCCTCTACTGGCACTTTTGAAGCGCACGAACTGCGAGATCACGATAAGGCGCGTTACGGAGGTAAGGGTGTACTCCAAGCGGTGCAAAACGTTAAAGAAGCACTTGCTCCAAAGTTGATAGACTTGGATGCTCTCAACCAGGAACTGCTTGATCGCACGATGATTGCCCTGGATGGTTCCCCTAACAAATCCCAGCTTGGCGCTAATGCAATTTTAGCGGTTTCCCTCGCAGCAGCCAAAGCCGGTGCTGAGTCCTTGGGACTTCCCCTTTATCGCTATTTAGGTAGTCCACTAGCAAATTTGTTACCTGTGCCGCTGATGAACCTGATTAACGGAGGTGCTCATGCAGCCAACAATGTGGATTTTCAAGAGTTTATGATTGTCCCTATTGGCGCATCTTCTTTCCGGGAAGCATTGCGCTGGGGTGCGGAGGTGTTTGCTACCCTTAGCAAGGTGTTGGATGAGAAAGGGTTATTGACTGGGGTGGGGGATGAAGGCGGCTTTGCCCCCAATCTTGAGTCAAATCAAGTAGCACTGGAATTGCTGGTGGCAGCTATTGAGAAGGCTGGGTACAAACCAGGGGAACAAGTGGCATTGGCGTTGGATGTTGCGGCAAGTGAGTTTTACAAAGATGGGCAGTATGTCTACGACGGCAAACCTCACTCTCCCGCTGAGTTTGTTGACTATCTGGCGCAACTGGTTGACCAATACCCCATTGTGTCAATTGAAGATGGTTTGCACGAGGAAGATTGGCAAAATTGGCAGTTACTCACTCAGAAGCTGGGTTCCCGCGTACAGTTGGTCGGGGATGACTTGTTTGTCACCAACGTCACGCGCTTGCAAAAAGGAATTGAACTTAAAGCTGGTAATGCCATTCTGATTAAACTCAATCAAATTGGTTCGCTAACGGAAACTTTGGAAACGATTGATTTGGCAAATCGTAACGGTTTCCGGTCAGTTATCAGCCATCGTTCTGGAGAAACAGAAGACACAACTATTGCCGATTTAGCCGTAGCAACCCGTGCAGGTCAAATCAAAACGGGTTCCCTCTGTCGCAGCGAACGAGTTGCCAAATACAACCGTTTGCTGCGAATTGAGGATGAATTAGGCGATCGCGCCATTTATGCCGGTGCTGTGGGTTTAGGACCGAAGTAA
- a CDS encoding BrnT family toxin: MKVIRWDLIKNEKLRSQRGVSFEAVLAALDRGDILDDYIHPNQGKYPNQRLLVVQIQGYAYLVPYVETESELFLKTIIPSRKATKQYLREDNNEHE; encoded by the coding sequence ATGAAAGTTATCCGGTGGGATCTCATTAAAAACGAGAAGCTTAGGTCGCAACGAGGAGTGTCGTTTGAAGCGGTTCTTGCGGCGTTGGATAGAGGAGATATCCTTGATGATTACATTCACCCAAACCAAGGTAAGTATCCAAACCAGCGTTTACTGGTGGTACAGATTCAAGGGTACGCTTATCTTGTCCCGTACGTTGAAACCGAGTCAGAACTTTTTTTGAAGACCATCATTCCATCGCGGAAGGCGACTAAGCAGTACTTAAGAGAAGATAATAATGAGCATGAGTGA
- the rpmB gene encoding 50S ribosomal protein L28: protein MSRRCQLTGKKANNAFAISHSHRRTKRLQQVNLQTKRIWWESGKRWVKLRISTKAIKTLEIKGLEAMAKEAGINLNHY, encoded by the coding sequence ATGTCTCGTCGCTGTCAACTAACTGGCAAAAAGGCAAATAATGCCTTTGCAATTTCCCACTCCCACCGTCGTACCAAGCGCCTTCAGCAAGTCAACTTGCAAACCAAGCGCATTTGGTGGGAAAGTGGAAAGCGTTGGGTAAAACTACGCATATCTACTAAAGCAATCAAAACCCTAGAAATTAAAGGGTTGGAAGCAATGGCAAAAGAAGCCGGAATTAACCTTAATCACTACTAA
- a CDS encoding iron uptake porin — protein sequence MEFSVKQCLRQRIRSQKFLAWSLFICGILSQIMCFPKVANSLPSPNQQETAISLSPTESVAEESGNLDMNAETSPQQPSVSNLSDVQPTDWAYQALRSLMERYGVLSGYSDSTFRGYRPVSRYEFAAGLAATIEKVDSLIANGIGDQFIQEDLITLRRLQREYRSALDELQQSVNRIGDRVPQLEANQFSPTTTLQGQAIVASTEGSHTSTTLVARARLNFLTSFNSSDLLLTQLEAGNNGGDAIGRVQKKNLNLLGTTGFIANGGGLDYVDVDDRLRLRRLYYSFRPVSDLAVIVGAKMSPRDFIDRNRYANNEALDFSSSFFLNNPLIVQNQIDRNGGAGVVLAWKPGGGQLTLRSLYIAADANQVNSDASGGLFGDRYQASAELEYLLSNQFGLRLQYTRAEINNTDINAFGVNAEYAFNWNIGIFTRLGFGSYQGFNTAINQDLDVHPLSWAVGFGLRNLLIPGTVAGIAVGQPFITDGLGNATQTNFEAFYNLELSDNVSITPTVSVVTNADNDSSNSTIWQGTLRTVISF from the coding sequence ATGGAGTTCAGCGTAAAGCAATGCTTACGGCAAAGAATTCGTTCTCAAAAATTTTTGGCTTGGAGTTTATTCATTTGCGGAATTCTCAGCCAAATCATGTGTTTCCCAAAAGTAGCGAATTCTTTGCCTTCTCCAAACCAGCAAGAGACTGCTATTTCACTTTCTCCTACAGAATCAGTTGCTGAAGAGTCAGGTAATCTTGACATGAATGCTGAGACATCACCTCAGCAGCCTTCGGTTTCTAACTTGTCTGATGTCCAACCCACAGACTGGGCGTATCAAGCATTGCGATCGCTCATGGAACGTTACGGTGTCCTCTCTGGTTATTCAGATAGCACCTTTCGCGGGTATCGCCCTGTCTCCCGTTATGAATTTGCTGCTGGCTTGGCGGCTACCATCGAAAAAGTGGATAGCTTGATTGCCAATGGTATTGGGGATCAGTTTATTCAGGAGGACTTGATAACTTTACGCCGATTACAAAGAGAATATCGTTCAGCTTTAGATGAATTGCAGCAGAGTGTCAATAGAATTGGCGATCGCGTCCCTCAACTAGAGGCAAATCAATTTTCCCCCACGACAACACTCCAAGGTCAAGCTATTGTCGCCTCGACGGAGGGTAGTCATACTAGCACTACCTTAGTCGCCCGTGCGCGGTTAAATTTTTTAACCAGCTTCAACAGCAGCGATTTACTCTTGACTCAGTTAGAAGCTGGTAACAATGGCGGTGATGCTATTGGTCGGGTACAAAAGAAGAATCTTAACCTCTTAGGAACGACTGGTTTTATCGCCAATGGTGGCGGACTTGATTATGTAGACGTTGACGACCGTCTCAGGCTAAGACGCTTGTACTACTCCTTTCGTCCCGTGTCAGATTTGGCTGTGATTGTTGGGGCAAAAATGTCTCCAAGAGATTTTATTGACCGTAACAGATATGCTAACAACGAGGCGCTTGATTTTAGTTCCAGTTTTTTTCTAAACAACCCTCTGATTGTCCAAAACCAAATTGACCGAAATGGGGGTGCAGGAGTGGTGCTAGCCTGGAAACCAGGTGGTGGTCAATTGACTTTGCGTTCTCTTTACATTGCTGCTGATGCCAATCAAGTGAACTCCGACGCGAGTGGTGGTTTATTTGGTGATAGATATCAAGCAAGTGCAGAACTGGAATACTTACTCAGCAATCAGTTTGGGTTAAGACTACAATATACTAGGGCCGAAATCAACAATACCGACATTAACGCCTTCGGAGTTAATGCCGAATATGCCTTCAACTGGAACATAGGGATTTTTACTCGCCTGGGATTTGGTAGTTACCAAGGCTTCAACACCGCCATCAACCAGGATTTAGATGTACATCCCTTGAGTTGGGCGGTAGGCTTTGGTCTTCGTAACCTCCTGATTCCCGGTACTGTTGCGGGTATCGCCGTTGGTCAACCTTTCATCACAGATGGTCTGGGAAATGCAACCCAGACAAACTTTGAGGCATTCTACAATCTGGAGCTAAGTGATAATGTCAGTATAACCCCTACGGTTTCGGTGGTCACAAACGCGGATAACGATAGCTCTAACAGCACTATCTGGCAAGGTACATTGAGAACAGTGATTTCATTTTAG
- the gloA gene encoding lactoylglutathione lyase, with protein MRLLHTMLRVGNLEESLKFYCDVLGMKLLRQKDYPGGEFTLAFVGYGDESENTVLELTYNWGVEKYDLGNAYGHIAIGVDDIYATCEEIKNLGGKVVREPGPMKHGSTVIAFVEDPNGYKVELIQLSTQNPDVKQETEQQMIAQ; from the coding sequence ATGCGGCTCCTGCACACAATGCTACGGGTAGGTAACCTTGAGGAATCTCTGAAGTTCTACTGTGATGTCCTGGGAATGAAGTTACTGCGGCAAAAAGATTATCCTGGGGGAGAGTTTACTCTGGCTTTTGTTGGCTACGGCGACGAAAGTGAAAATACGGTGCTGGAACTTACGTACAATTGGGGTGTGGAAAAGTACGACTTGGGCAATGCTTACGGTCACATTGCTATTGGTGTTGATGATATTTACGCCACCTGTGAGGAAATTAAAAACCTTGGTGGTAAAGTTGTGCGGGAACCAGGTCCGATGAAACATGGTTCTACGGTCATTGCTTTTGTGGAAGATCCAAATGGGTATAAAGTGGAACTCATTCAACTGAGTACTCAAAATCCTGATGTTAAACAGGAAACAGAACAGCAAATGATTGCTCAGTAA
- a CDS encoding XisH family protein — translation MPAKDIFHNAVKHALEKDGWLITDDPIYLDFGGVEIYIDLGAEKIIAAEREGERIAVEVKSFIGGSAISQFHTALGQFINYRTALRQKQPERELYLAVPSTTYETFFKLELVQIVIQSQNLKLLIYEPEQEVIERWIR, via the coding sequence ATGCCTGCAAAAGACATCTTTCACAACGCAGTCAAACATGCTCTTGAAAAAGATGGATGGTTGATTACAGATGATCCAATATATCTAGATTTCGGTGGAGTTGAAATTTATATTGATTTAGGTGCAGAAAAAATAATTGCGGCAGAGAGAGAAGGAGAAAGAATTGCCGTTGAAGTAAAAAGTTTTATTGGAGGTTCAGCGATTTCTCAGTTCCACACAGCGCTGGGACAGTTTATTAACTATCGAACTGCTCTGAGGCAAAAGCAACCAGAACGAGAATTATATTTAGCTGTTCCCAGCACAACCTATGAAACATTTTTTAAACTGGAGCTAGTTCAAATCGTTATTCAATCTCAAAATCTAAAGTTGCTGATTTACGAACCAGAACAGGAAGTGATTGAACGATGGATAAGATAG
- a CDS encoding XisI protein: MDKIVRYQEIIKKLIADYVNEASTRNDVERQMIFDTEHDHYQLVNVGWENRHRVYGCVLHFDIKNNKIWLQYNGTEIDFAEELIKQGVPKQDIVIGFHSPFMRQFTEYAVG; encoded by the coding sequence ATGGATAAGATAGTTAGATATCAGGAAATTATCAAAAAGCTAATTGCAGATTATGTCAATGAAGCTTCAACCAGAAACGACGTAGAAAGACAAATGATTTTTGATACTGAACATGACCATTATCAATTGGTTAATGTTGGCTGGGAAAATCGTCATCGGGTTTACGGGTGTGTGCTACATTTCGATATTAAGAATAATAAAATTTGGCTTCAATATAACGGTACAGAAATTGATTTCGCAGAGGAATTAATCAAACAGGGTGTACCAAAGCAGGATATTGTCATTGGGTTTCATTCGCCATTTATGCGGCAGTTTACAGAATACGCAGTTGGTTAA
- the clpB gene encoding ATP-dependent chaperone ClpB, protein MQPTDPNKFTDKAWEAIVKSQDIVRAYQQQQLDVEHLLIALLEEPTGLTTRILGRCEVDALRLQQQLEAFTQRQPKVGKSEQLYLGRSLDTLLDRAEEARARMKDSYISIEHLLLAFVEDERIGRRIFKSFNLDTSKLEATIKTVRGSQKVTDQNPESRYEALQKFGRDLTEQAKYGKLDPVIGRDEEIRRVIQVLSRRSKNNPVLIGEPGVGKTAIAEALAQRIINGDVPESLKNRQLISLDIGSLIAGAKYRGEFEDRLKAVLKEVIESNGQIVLFIDELHTVVGTGSTQQGAMDAGNLLKPMLARGELRCIGATTLDEYRKYIEKDAALERRFQQVFVDQPSVENTISILRGLKERYEVHHNVKISDSALVAAATLSARYISDRFLPDKAIDLVDEAAAQLKMEITSKPAELEIIDRRLMQLEMEKLSLATEEKATVQTKERLERIEQEIANLTEKQQELNGQWQGEKQILEAISALKQEEEKLRVQIEQAERAYDLNKAAQLKFGKLESVLHDREAKEAQLLEIQSQGTTLLREQVTEADIAEIVAKWTGIPVNRLLESERQKLLQLENHLHQKVIGQQEAVSAVAAAIRRARAGMKDPGRPIGSFLFMGPTGVGKTELARALAQFLFDSDDALVRLDMSEYMEKHSVSRLVGAPPGYVGYEEGGQLSEAIRRRPYSVVLLDEVEKAHPDVFNILLQVLDDGRITDSQGRTVDFRNTVIVMTSNIGSEYILDVSGDDSKYEKMRTLVMDALRSHFRPEFLNRVDDIILFHTLNRSEMRQIVRIQLKRVENLLREQKISLEISSAACDYLVEVGYDPVYGARPIKRAIQREVENPIATKLLENTFVLGDTIVIDKGDHGLTFSKKMVVKVPAVQNKTYVIEASQEV, encoded by the coding sequence ATGCAGCCTACAGATCCGAATAAATTTACTGATAAAGCCTGGGAAGCAATAGTCAAATCACAGGATATTGTCCGAGCCTATCAACAACAGCAACTAGATGTCGAACATTTACTTATTGCTTTATTAGAGGAACCTACTGGGCTAACAACACGCATCCTCGGTCGTTGTGAGGTTGACGCATTGCGTTTGCAACAGCAACTAGAAGCATTTACCCAACGTCAGCCCAAAGTAGGTAAATCTGAGCAGCTCTACCTCGGTCGCAGTTTAGACACATTGCTAGACCGAGCTGAAGAAGCGAGAGCTAGGATGAAAGATTCCTATATCTCTATTGAACACTTGCTTTTAGCTTTTGTTGAGGATGAACGCATCGGACGGCGGATCTTCAAAAGCTTTAACCTAGACACCTCTAAACTAGAGGCTACCATTAAAACGGTTCGCGGTAGCCAAAAGGTGACAGATCAAAACCCAGAATCTCGTTACGAAGCTCTGCAAAAGTTTGGCAGAGACTTGACAGAACAAGCAAAATATGGTAAACTAGACCCTGTTATTGGGCGAGATGAAGAAATCCGCCGAGTCATACAGGTATTATCCCGACGTAGCAAGAATAACCCTGTATTGATTGGTGAACCTGGGGTAGGTAAGACAGCGATCGCCGAGGCATTAGCACAGCGTATTATCAATGGCGATGTTCCTGAATCTTTGAAAAACCGCCAGCTTATTTCCTTGGATATTGGTAGCTTGATTGCTGGGGCGAAATATCGGGGTGAATTTGAAGACCGTTTGAAAGCTGTCCTCAAAGAAGTGATAGAATCCAACGGTCAAATTGTGCTGTTTATTGATGAACTGCACACCGTTGTCGGAACTGGTTCGACCCAACAAGGGGCAATGGATGCAGGAAATTTACTCAAACCCATGCTGGCGCGGGGGGAACTACGTTGCATTGGCGCAACGACTTTGGATGAGTACCGCAAATATATTGAAAAAGATGCGGCTTTAGAACGGCGCTTTCAGCAAGTCTTTGTCGATCAGCCTAGTGTGGAAAATACAATTTCCATTCTGCGGGGTCTCAAAGAACGTTACGAAGTCCATCACAATGTTAAAATTTCTGATTCGGCGCTGGTAGCCGCAGCGACACTTTCAGCAAGATACATTTCTGACCGTTTCTTGCCAGATAAAGCAATTGACTTGGTGGATGAAGCAGCCGCGCAGTTAAAAATGGAGATTACCTCCAAACCAGCAGAATTGGAAATCATTGACCGACGCTTGATGCAGCTAGAAATGGAAAAGCTGTCGTTAGCAACAGAAGAGAAGGCTACAGTTCAAACAAAAGAGCGTTTAGAGCGAATTGAGCAAGAAATTGCCAATTTAACGGAAAAACAACAAGAATTGAATGGTCAGTGGCAAGGTGAAAAGCAGATATTGGAAGCGATAAGCGCATTAAAGCAAGAAGAAGAAAAGCTGCGAGTGCAAATTGAACAAGCAGAACGCGCCTATGACCTGAACAAAGCGGCACAGTTAAAGTTTGGCAAGTTGGAGAGTGTGCTACACGATCGCGAGGCAAAAGAAGCGCAGTTACTGGAAATTCAAAGCCAAGGTACTACCCTGTTACGAGAACAGGTAACGGAAGCCGATATTGCTGAAATCGTCGCTAAATGGACGGGGATTCCGGTCAATCGTTTGTTGGAATCTGAACGGCAAAAGTTACTACAACTAGAAAATCACCTCCACCAGAAAGTGATTGGACAACAGGAAGCAGTTTCTGCTGTCGCAGCAGCAATTCGTCGCGCCCGTGCGGGGATGAAAGACCCCGGTCGCCCAATTGGTTCATTTTTGTTCATGGGACCCACAGGAGTGGGCAAAACGGAACTCGCCCGTGCGTTGGCACAGTTTCTGTTTGATTCAGATGACGCTTTGGTACGCCTGGATATGTCCGAGTATATGGAGAAACATTCCGTTTCCCGGCTAGTAGGTGCGCCTCCAGGATACGTGGGTTACGAAGAGGGTGGTCAACTTTCCGAAGCAATTCGCCGCCGTCCTTACTCAGTAGTGCTATTGGATGAAGTAGAAAAAGCTCACCCCGATGTGTTCAATATTTTGTTGCAGGTGTTGGATGACGGGAGAATTACTGACTCTCAGGGACGAACAGTTGATTTCCGCAACACTGTGATTGTCATGACCAGTAACATCGGTAGCGAATATATCCTAGATGTATCTGGCGATGACTCCAAGTATGAAAAAATGCGGACCCTGGTGATGGATGCTTTGCGATCGCACTTCCGCCCCGAATTTCTCAACCGCGTTGATGATATCATTCTCTTCCACACCCTCAACCGCAGCGAAATGCGGCAAATCGTCCGCATCCAGCTCAAGCGTGTAGAAAATCTACTACGAGAGCAAAAAATCTCTTTGGAAATATCCTCAGCCGCTTGCGATTACCTTGTGGAAGTAGGTTATGACCCAGTATACGGCGCACGACCCATCAAACGGGCAATTCAGCGAGAAGTGGAAAACCCCATCGCGACTAAATTACTGGAGAATACATTTGTCCTTGGCGACACAATTGTGATTGACAAGGGGGATCATGGGTTGACTTTTAGTAAGAAAATGGTGGTTAAGGTGCCAGCAGTGCAGAATAAAACCTACGTTATTGAAGCATCGCAAGAGGTGTGA
- a CDS encoding 4Fe-4S single cluster domain-containing protein: MTQKKTNPDPALMEIPPGYLNIMGYVDESEVNGPGCRAVIWVQGCLRECPGCFNLESWSFEMNQLISVNSLAEKILSNSRNQGVTFSGGEPFWQASALAALARLVKAAGLNVMSFSGFTLEQLQSEHAPAGAQDLLEQLDILIDGPYIQSLAINSPDSPVSSSNQRVHVFNPAFNDQITWASDQIEVHIFKDGRRLVTGYRGGLDLRE, translated from the coding sequence ATGACCCAAAAGAAAACAAACCCTGACCCAGCTTTGATGGAAATTCCCCCCGGATACCTCAACATCATGGGCTATGTCGATGAATCAGAGGTGAATGGTCCTGGATGCCGTGCTGTTATTTGGGTGCAGGGGTGTTTGCGGGAGTGCCCAGGTTGTTTCAATCTTGAGTCCTGGTCATTTGAAATGAATCAACTTATCTCTGTTAACAGCCTTGCCGAAAAAATTCTGAGCAATTCTCGCAATCAAGGAGTGACGTTTTCTGGAGGGGAACCCTTTTGGCAAGCTTCTGCACTGGCTGCTCTTGCTCGCCTCGTCAAAGCGGCTGGACTGAATGTGATGTCTTTTTCTGGTTTTACCCTGGAGCAATTGCAATCTGAGCATGCGCCAGCTGGCGCTCAAGACTTATTGGAGCAGTTAGACATCCTGATTGATGGTCCCTACATCCAGTCGCTGGCAATTAACTCACCAGATTCTCCTGTTTCGTCTAGCAATCAACGGGTTCACGTTTTTAATCCCGCTTTCAACGACCAGATTACTTGGGCAAGCGACCAAATAGAGGTTCATATTTTCAAAGATGGTCGCCGTCTTGTTACTGGATACCGAGGGGGGTTGGATCTGAGAGAATGA
- a CDS encoding antitoxin: protein MSELEQEEKEILESFEKGEWESVGDIGGRLAQLQSYAKATLAKDKRITLRLSSLDLDAIQTKAIEEGIPYQTLISSILHKYITGRLVERRE from the coding sequence ATGAGTGAACTTGAACAGGAAGAGAAGGAAATACTTGAGTCCTTTGAGAAGGGCGAATGGGAATCAGTGGGCGATATAGGTGGTCGTCTGGCTCAACTTCAAAGCTATGCTAAAGCCACTCTTGCTAAAGATAAGCGAATTACATTAAGACTTTCGTCGCTGGATCTTGATGCGATTCAAACCAAAGCTATTGAAGAGGGGATTCCATATCAGACCCTTATCTCAAGCATTTTGCATAAATATATAACTGGAAGACTCGTCGAACGACGAGAGTAA
- the htpG gene encoding molecular chaperone HtpG: MLEQGTISIHTENIFPIIKKSLYSNHEIFFRELVSNAVDAIQKLKMVSRAGEYSGEIGESEIQIAIDKDKKTLSITDNGIGMTAEEVKKYINQVAFSSAEEFIHKYEGKSDQPIIGHFGLGFYSSFMVAQKVEIDTLSYKEGAPAVHWSCDGSPEFTLEDSTRTTRGTTITLTLQEEELEYVEQARIQQLVKTYCDFMPVPIKLDGEVLNKQQAPWRESPSSLNQEDYLEFYRYLYPFQEEPLLWVHLNTDYPFIINGILYFPKMNPDIDVTKGQIKLFCNQVFVSDHCEEIIPQFLLPMRGVIDSTDIPLNVSRSALQTDRTVRKIGDYIAKKVGDRLKELYRDNREQYISTWKDLGTFVKFGVLNDEKFKKQVEDIIVFRSTYQPTSTQQSAVSPAVEVQSQEGDVWQDVTSANEEKENPKLPYTTLKEYLKRNEERHKNRVFYATDEAAQTPYIELHKNQGLEVLFMDSFIDTHFINFLEREYSEVKFTRVDSDLDNTLLDQDKAGEIVDPKTNKTRGEVIKELFEKALNKPKLNIRTEALKADDPQGTPPAMVLLPEILRRLREMNALMQQQTVEFPEDHVLLVNTSHPLIQNLANLSQGSIIQGDGQTPTEQLVNLICQHVYDLALMSQKGFDAEGMKAFVERSNEVLTKLTQEATK; this comes from the coding sequence ATGCTAGAACAAGGCACAATCAGTATTCATACTGAGAATATTTTCCCCATTATCAAGAAGTCCCTCTACTCCAACCACGAAATTTTCTTTCGTGAACTGGTATCCAACGCTGTAGATGCGATCCAAAAGTTGAAAATGGTCTCTCGCGCTGGGGAGTATTCTGGTGAAATTGGTGAATCAGAAATTCAAATTGCCATAGACAAAGACAAAAAAACCCTCTCTATCACCGACAATGGCATCGGGATGACGGCAGAGGAAGTTAAGAAATACATCAACCAGGTTGCTTTCTCTAGTGCCGAGGAATTTATTCATAAGTACGAAGGCAAATCGGATCAACCGATCATCGGTCACTTTGGTCTTGGCTTCTACTCCTCCTTTATGGTGGCGCAAAAAGTCGAAATTGATACTCTGTCCTACAAAGAAGGGGCGCCAGCAGTTCATTGGAGTTGCGATGGTTCCCCAGAGTTTACCCTGGAAGATTCAACCCGTACAACTCGCGGCACTACTATTACCCTCACCCTGCAAGAGGAAGAACTGGAATATGTAGAACAAGCACGCATTCAGCAACTTGTCAAGACCTACTGCGACTTTATGCCAGTGCCCATCAAACTTGATGGCGAGGTGTTAAACAAGCAGCAAGCACCGTGGCGGGAGTCTCCCAGCAGTCTGAATCAAGAAGATTATTTAGAGTTTTACCGCTACCTGTATCCTTTCCAGGAAGAGCCACTGTTGTGGGTGCATTTGAATACTGACTATCCTTTCATCATCAACGGGATTTTGTATTTTCCAAAAATGAATCCCGATATCGATGTCACCAAAGGTCAGATCAAGCTTTTCTGCAATCAAGTTTTTGTCAGCGACCACTGTGAGGAAATTATCCCACAATTTCTCCTGCCAATGCGGGGTGTGATTGATAGCACCGATATTCCACTGAACGTATCACGGAGTGCTTTGCAAACCGATCGCACCGTACGGAAAATTGGTGACTACATTGCCAAGAAAGTGGGCGATCGCCTCAAAGAACTGTACCGCGACAATCGCGAACAATACATCAGCACTTGGAAAGACCTCGGCACCTTCGTAAAATTCGGCGTTCTCAACGACGAGAAATTTAAAAAACAAGTTGAAGATATCATTGTCTTCCGCTCGACCTATCAACCAACTAGCACTCAGCAGTCAGCGGTTAGCCCAGCGGTTGAGGTACAGTCTCAAGAGGGGGATGTCTGGCAAGATGTGACCTCAGCAAACGAGGAAAAAGAAAATCCAAAATTGCCATACACGACCCTCAAGGAGTATCTAAAACGCAATGAAGAACGCCACAAAAACCGCGTCTTCTATGCCACCGATGAAGCGGCGCAAACTCCCTACATAGAACTGCACAAAAACCAGGGTTTGGAAGTCCTGTTTATGGACTCCTTTATCGACACCCACTTCATCAATTTTCTAGAGCGGGAATATAGCGAGGTCAAATTTACGCGGGTAGACTCCGACTTGGATAATACCCTGTTGGATCAAGACAAAGCTGGGGAAATTGTTGACCCGAAGACGAATAAAACTAGAGGTGAAGTCATCAAAGAGCTATTCGAGAAAGCTCTCAACAAACCCAAGTTGAATATCCGCACCGAAGCTTTGAAAGCAGACGATCCGCAAGGAACACCACCAGCAATGGTACTTTTGCCAGAGATTCTGCGCCGCTTACGGGAAATGAATGCTCTGATGCAGCAGCAAACAGTAGAGTTTCCCGAAGACCATGTCCTGCTTGTAAATACTTCTCACCCATTAATTCAAAATTTGGCAAATTTGAGTCAAGGCAGTATTATTCAAGGCGATGGTCAAACACCTACCGAACAGCTAGTGAACTTGATTTGCCAACACGTCTACGATTTGGCGCTGATGTCTCAGAAAGGCTTTGACGCTGAAGGTATGAAAGCCTTTGTTGAGCGTTCCAATGAAGTACTCACTAAGCTCACACAAGAGGCTACAAAGTAG